A region of Fimbriimonadaceae bacterium DNA encodes the following proteins:
- the mglA gene encoding Galactose/methyl galactoside import ATP-binding protein MglA has product MRLEVRNLVKEFPAVRALDGVTLAFQPGTVHGIVGENGAGKSTLMKILNGIEQPTSGSILIEGNQRTFPSAAESIAAGIAMIHQELNLIETLTVAENIFLGREPKKGPFIDRGKLREMTREVLDKVGAKIDPDRMVEDLSLAQKQMVEIAKAVAYNAEVVIMDEPTAVLSSPEVEALFKLISDLRDRGVTVLYISHILNEVIRICNTISVMRDGKLVETVEAGEATPASLAKAMVGREIADVFPPKLPAPSSDPALEVLDLHVDDWVDGVSLSVRPGEIVGLGGLIGAGRTELAEAIVGLRRSRGTMRLFGKPYHPSGPASAMKRGVGYVSEDRKGKGLVLEMNTVHNTTLANLKFYGRVVTDHGRERTSTAEWIKRLGIRANDPQASVRYLSGGNQQKVSVAKWLDTKPKVLIVDEPTRGVDVGAKREMYSLIHDLAKQGEAVIVISSEMPELIGLCHRVLVMRHGKVVGELEGADITEERMMVLAAGVDG; this is encoded by the coding sequence ATGCGGCTCGAAGTTCGGAACCTGGTGAAGGAGTTCCCGGCGGTGCGCGCCCTCGATGGCGTCACCCTGGCCTTCCAGCCCGGAACCGTGCACGGCATCGTTGGAGAAAACGGTGCTGGCAAGAGCACGCTGATGAAGATCCTGAACGGGATCGAGCAGCCAACCTCCGGCTCAATCCTGATTGAGGGGAATCAGCGAACGTTTCCGTCTGCTGCAGAATCGATCGCCGCCGGGATCGCGATGATCCACCAGGAACTCAACCTAATCGAAACGCTGACGGTGGCGGAGAACATCTTCCTGGGTCGCGAGCCGAAGAAGGGTCCCTTTATCGATCGCGGCAAGCTCCGCGAGATGACGCGGGAGGTGCTCGACAAGGTTGGAGCGAAGATCGATCCCGATCGGATGGTTGAGGATCTCTCGCTAGCTCAGAAACAGATGGTCGAGATCGCCAAGGCAGTTGCCTACAACGCAGAAGTGGTGATCATGGATGAGCCGACCGCGGTGCTATCGAGCCCGGAAGTGGAGGCACTGTTCAAGCTCATCTCGGATCTTCGGGATCGCGGGGTGACGGTGCTCTATATCTCCCACATCCTGAACGAGGTTATTCGCATCTGCAACACGATTTCGGTCATGCGAGATGGCAAGCTGGTTGAAACCGTGGAAGCGGGTGAGGCCACCCCGGCCAGTCTGGCCAAGGCGATGGTCGGCCGAGAGATCGCTGACGTGTTTCCACCCAAGCTGCCCGCGCCGTCCAGTGATCCCGCGCTGGAGGTCTTGGACCTCCATGTCGACGACTGGGTCGATGGTGTGTCGCTCAGCGTGCGGCCGGGTGAAATCGTCGGTCTGGGGGGCCTCATTGGTGCTGGTCGAACCGAGCTAGCCGAAGCGATCGTCGGTCTGCGGAGATCACGTGGAACCATGAGGCTCTTCGGAAAGCCGTACCACCCGTCGGGACCTGCTTCCGCCATGAAGCGCGGCGTCGGCTACGTGAGCGAGGACCGCAAAGGGAAGGGGCTGGTTCTCGAAATGAACACGGTTCACAACACCACGCTGGCCAACCTCAAGTTCTACGGCAGGGTCGTGACCGATCACGGGCGGGAAAGGACGTCCACGGCAGAGTGGATCAAGCGGCTCGGAATTCGGGCGAACGACCCCCAAGCGTCCGTGCGGTATCTCAGTGGGGGCAACCAGCAGAAAGTGTCGGTAGCGAAGTGGCTCGATACCAAGCCCAAGGTCCTGATCGTGGACGAACCGACGCGGGGCGTCGACGTCGGCGCGAAGCGAGAAATGTACAGCCTCATTCACGACCTCGCCAAGCAGGGAGAAGCCGTCATCGTCATTTCGTCGGAAATGCCCGAGCTCATCGGGCTCTGTCACCGGGTGCTGGTGATGCGGCACGGAAAAGTCGTCGGCGAGCTTGAAGGCGCCGATATCACGGAGGAGCGAATGATGGTTCTCGCCGCGGGAGTGGATGGCTAA
- the rbsC_1 gene encoding Ribose import permease protein RbsC: MAKPSPGRFLQEYGVLIALVLLFVFSAVKQPGVFLAPENLRNLVNQNVAIGIIAVGMTLVIILGGIDLSVGSMMALGAGLSVLALNKVMGQGGSESAAVWAAIAVGLGISTAMGLVNGVVTAYGRIAPFIVTLAGLAGFRSIILAIADGGEIRSASQTSFPALASGGFPIPGVVDGVGRPLILTWGILAFVAVALVAGFILNRTSLGRQIIAVGANEQAARYSAVATRRVKVVTYGLLGLFTGIAAIVNSARFNAVSSAQSGLYYELDAIAAVVIGGTAMSGGRGRIWGTVAGVLILAIITNMLTTSNVSTYWQGLVKGLIILVAVLIQRGRSES; encoded by the coding sequence ATGGCTAAGCCCAGTCCGGGAAGGTTTTTGCAGGAATACGGCGTCCTCATCGCCTTGGTCCTGCTCTTCGTTTTCAGCGCCGTTAAACAGCCGGGCGTCTTTCTCGCGCCTGAAAATCTGCGCAACCTGGTTAACCAAAACGTTGCGATCGGAATCATTGCCGTAGGCATGACCTTGGTGATCATCCTCGGTGGGATCGACCTCTCGGTCGGCAGCATGATGGCACTGGGAGCGGGGCTTTCCGTGCTAGCCCTCAACAAGGTGATGGGGCAAGGGGGCTCGGAGTCCGCCGCGGTGTGGGCGGCGATCGCGGTGGGGCTCGGTATATCAACCGCGATGGGGTTGGTCAACGGCGTGGTTACCGCTTACGGCCGCATCGCGCCGTTTATCGTGACCCTGGCCGGCCTTGCCGGATTCCGTTCGATCATTCTTGCGATCGCGGACGGGGGTGAGATTCGGTCCGCGAGCCAGACGTCGTTCCCGGCATTGGCTTCGGGAGGATTCCCGATTCCAGGCGTCGTCGATGGGGTGGGTCGTCCGCTGATTCTCACCTGGGGCATCCTGGCCTTCGTCGCGGTGGCGCTGGTTGCCGGCTTTATTCTCAACCGGACGTCCTTGGGTCGGCAGATCATTGCGGTTGGCGCGAATGAGCAGGCGGCCCGGTACTCGGCGGTGGCGACGCGCAGGGTCAAGGTCGTGACCTATGGCCTTCTCGGATTGTTCACCGGCATTGCCGCGATCGTGAATTCGGCGCGCTTCAACGCGGTCTCCTCGGCTCAGTCCGGACTCTACTACGAGTTGGATGCGATCGCCGCAGTCGTCATCGGAGGTACCGCGATGTCGGGTGGCCGAGGCCGCATCTGGGGCACGGTCGCCGGCGTGCTTATCCTGGCGATCATCACGAACATGCTGACGACGTCGAATGTTTCGACCTATTGGCAGGGGCTGGTGAAGGGGCTTATCATTCTCGTCGCTGTTCTGATCCAACGGGGCCGAAGCGAATCATAA
- the yhdN gene encoding Aldo-keto reductase YhdN codes for MEYRRLGRTGIQVSVACMGTMTFGWEPDDWGSDEAASLKIAAKALDLGINFFDTADVYAQGLSETITGKALKGKRDQIVLATKCHFPMGDGLNDRGNSRRHIIAACEASLRRLQNDWIDLYQIHRPDPHVPIDETLRALDDLVRSGKVRYLGCSTFAGWQAAEAHYVARSLGTAGFVSEQPPYNLLDRRIERELLPFCRTYDWAVLPWSPMAGGILSGRYLDDKDKAGRYSKSDPAGRVKQAPKSKLVRFRALAQRSRLSMGELALAWVANQAGVTSPIIGARSIEQLESAVRACQTKLTERQLQAIDVIFPPGTNHLDYYRVPTEPGLRPYA; via the coding sequence ATGGAATATCGGCGGCTCGGAAGGACCGGCATCCAGGTCAGCGTGGCCTGTATGGGCACGATGACGTTCGGCTGGGAGCCGGACGATTGGGGAAGCGACGAGGCGGCATCGTTGAAGATCGCCGCCAAGGCCCTCGATCTCGGGATCAACTTCTTCGACACCGCCGATGTTTACGCCCAGGGCCTCAGCGAGACGATAACCGGGAAAGCGCTAAAGGGCAAGCGCGACCAAATCGTGCTCGCCACGAAGTGCCACTTCCCGATGGGTGACGGGCTGAACGACCGGGGGAACTCGCGCCGACACATCATCGCCGCCTGCGAAGCGTCGCTCAGGCGGCTACAGAACGATTGGATCGACCTCTATCAGATCCATCGGCCCGACCCCCACGTGCCCATCGACGAAACCCTTCGAGCCCTCGACGACCTCGTCCGGAGCGGCAAGGTGCGGTACCTCGGCTGTTCGACCTTCGCCGGGTGGCAGGCAGCGGAAGCCCACTACGTTGCGCGGTCTCTCGGAACGGCCGGTTTCGTCAGCGAGCAGCCGCCCTACAACCTGCTCGATCGCCGCATCGAGCGGGAGCTGCTGCCTTTCTGCCGGACTTACGACTGGGCCGTCCTGCCGTGGTCGCCGATGGCGGGCGGCATCCTCAGCGGGCGCTACTTGGATGACAAGGACAAGGCGGGCCGCTACAGCAAGAGCGACCCGGCGGGCAGGGTCAAGCAGGCGCCGAAATCGAAGTTGGTGCGGTTTCGCGCACTTGCCCAGCGGTCGCGGCTCTCGATGGGAGAGCTTGCCCTGGCGTGGGTGGCCAACCAGGCGGGGGTGACGAGCCCAATCATCGGCGCCCGCAGCATCGAGCAGCTCGAATCAGCGGTGCGAGCGTGCCAAACGAAGCTCACCGAGCGGCAGCTGCAGGCCATCGACGTGATTTTCCCCCCAGGCACGAACCACCTGGACTATTACCGCGTGCCCACCGAACCGGGTCTGCGGCCTTACGCGTAG
- the yncA gene encoding L-methionine sulfoximine/L-methionine sulfone acetyltransferase yields the protein MTIRALTSDDWPAVKRIFEAGIATKQATFETQSPTWDGWNGSHLAGGRFVAEIDGEIVGWVAFSPTSDRCVYGGVVENSVYIDPAHAGKGIGRTLLNAAIEWSETNDIWTIQAGIFPENEASVRLHQSCGFRIVGNRERLGKMDGSWRDVLLLERRSKVAGK from the coding sequence ATGACGATTCGCGCCCTGACCTCGGATGACTGGCCAGCGGTCAAACGGATCTTCGAAGCCGGGATCGCCACCAAGCAAGCCACCTTCGAGACTCAGTCCCCCACCTGGGATGGTTGGAATGGCAGCCACTTAGCGGGTGGCCGCTTCGTCGCCGAGATCGACGGCGAGATCGTCGGGTGGGTGGCCTTCAGCCCCACATCGGACCGCTGCGTATATGGCGGCGTCGTCGAGAACAGCGTTTACATCGATCCCGCGCACGCCGGCAAGGGGATTGGGCGAACCCTTCTGAATGCAGCCATCGAATGGTCGGAAACCAACGATATCTGGACGATCCAGGCGGGGATCTTTCCCGAGAATGAAGCGAGCGTCAGGCTCCACCAGTCCTGCGGCTTTCGGATCGTCGGCAACCGCGAGCGCCTTGGCAAGATGGACGGCAGCTGGAGGGATGTCCTGCTGCTTGAGCGCCGGAGCAAAGTCGCCGGGAAGTAG
- the nhaA gene encoding Na(+)/H(+) antiporter NhaA, with protein MQRPSERLEAARRRLLQPFREFVELQASGGILLLAASVAALIWANSPAAPSYGAFRHTVIGFDIGVFKLMEPVERWVNDGLMAIFFLLVGLEIKREVLVGELSSTRKAALPIAAALGGMIVPAVLYLSVNVRSGYANGWAVPMATDIAFSLGVLAMMGSRIPISLKVFLTALAIVDDIGAVLVIAFFYSSSLNLAALAVVAGCVALLLILNYSDVRQLPVYLLIGVVLWLAMLKSGVHATVAGILLAASIPARTRINAGDFLRRTRRLVDDFDRYGSDDEDVLLSEQRQGVLRGIEVACEQMQMPLQRLEHNLHPYVTYLIVPIFALANAGVAMPAIGELAMPASLGVILGLTIGKPLGIVGFAWIACRTNLASLPSGLTWAQMWGVGCLGGIGFTMALFIAGMAITDATLETLKLSILLSSVVAGLLGWIVLSRAAGSDRQVEGVA; from the coding sequence ATGCAAAGACCGAGCGAGCGACTTGAGGCAGCTCGGCGACGACTGCTCCAGCCCTTCCGGGAGTTCGTCGAACTGCAGGCGTCGGGCGGCATCCTCCTCTTGGCCGCTTCCGTTGCCGCTCTGATCTGGGCGAATAGTCCAGCGGCCCCATCCTATGGGGCCTTTCGTCACACCGTGATCGGCTTCGATATCGGTGTCTTCAAGCTCATGGAGCCTGTCGAGCGATGGGTGAACGACGGGCTTATGGCGATCTTCTTCCTACTGGTTGGACTTGAGATCAAGCGGGAGGTGCTGGTCGGAGAGCTTTCTTCGACCAGAAAGGCCGCCTTGCCGATCGCCGCCGCACTTGGCGGCATGATCGTTCCCGCAGTTCTGTATCTCTCGGTGAATGTCAGGTCTGGCTACGCCAATGGTTGGGCGGTTCCGATGGCCACGGACATCGCGTTCAGCCTCGGTGTTCTCGCGATGATGGGAAGCCGCATACCGATCAGCCTCAAGGTGTTTCTGACGGCTTTGGCCATCGTCGACGACATCGGGGCAGTACTCGTCATCGCTTTCTTCTATTCGTCTTCACTGAATCTGGCCGCTCTAGCCGTTGTCGCCGGCTGTGTCGCGCTGTTGCTCATCCTGAATTACTCGGATGTCCGCCAGCTGCCCGTTTATCTTCTGATCGGGGTGGTTCTCTGGTTAGCGATGCTGAAATCAGGGGTTCACGCCACGGTTGCGGGGATCCTTCTGGCCGCGTCGATTCCAGCGAGGACTCGAATCAATGCCGGTGACTTCTTACGCCGGACTCGTCGGCTTGTGGATGATTTCGATCGTTATGGCAGTGACGACGAAGACGTTCTCCTTAGCGAGCAGAGGCAAGGGGTTTTGCGAGGCATCGAGGTTGCCTGTGAGCAGATGCAAATGCCGCTTCAACGGCTCGAGCACAACCTCCACCCCTACGTCACCTACCTTATCGTGCCGATCTTCGCACTCGCGAATGCCGGAGTGGCCATGCCCGCAATCGGGGAGTTGGCGATGCCGGCCAGCTTGGGTGTGATTCTGGGACTGACAATTGGGAAGCCCCTCGGGATTGTCGGCTTCGCCTGGATCGCATGCCGGACCAACTTAGCCTCCCTGCCAAGCGGATTGACTTGGGCGCAAATGTGGGGAGTGGGTTGTCTGGGCGGGATCGGCTTTACCATGGCGCTGTTCATCGCCGGTATGGCTATCACCGACGCGACCTTGGAGACACTAAAGCTAAGCATCCTTCTCAGCTCGGTCGTCGCCGGACTCCTGGGTTGGATCGTGCTTTCCAGAGCAGCCGGTTCCGACAGGCAAGTCGAAGGGGTAGCTTAA